A portion of the Lathamus discolor isolate bLatDis1 chromosome 5, bLatDis1.hap1, whole genome shotgun sequence genome contains these proteins:
- the SYNE1 gene encoding nesprin-1 isoform X1 translates to MVVAEDLHAVKMAEDNSVDSDLPDCNCDITRIKKLKETLVAVQQLDKNMNSLRSWLAHIESELSKPIVYETCDSEEIQRKLNEQQELQKDIEKHSTGVASVLNLSEVLLHDCDACATETECDSIQQATRNLDRRWRNICAMSMERRLKIEETWRLWQKFLDDYSRFEAWLKTSEMTAAFPSSSGVVYTVAKEELKKFEAFQRQVHESLTQLELINKQYRRLARENRTDSDCSLKQMVHEGNQRWDNLQKRVTSILRRLKHFIGQREEFETARDSILVWLTEMDLQLTNIEHFSECDVQAKIKQLKAFQQEISLNNNKIEQIIVQGEQLIEKTEPMDAAVIEEELDELRRYCQEVFGRVERYHKKLIRLPLTDDEHDISDREVDLDESADLSDIHWHDKSADSVLSPHPSSNLSLPLSQPVRSERSGRDTPASVDSIPLEWDHDYDLSRDLETAISRTLHSDEEDGGQEKDFYLRGAAGIADVEIPETLEAYVKLTESALKNISGEPGALEAHIRQLDKALDTSRFQIQQTENIIRSKTPTGPELDSSYKGYMKLLGECSGSIDSVKRLGYKLKEEEEKFSGLINLNSTETQTAGVIERWELIQAQALSKELRMKQNLQQWQQFNSDLNSIWAWLGETEEELEKLRHLDLSTDIRTIELRIKKLKELQKAIDNRKAIILSINLCSSEFTQSDSEESKKLQERLSQMNVRWDHVCSMIEEWRCSLQDALMQCQDFHEMSHGLLLWLENIDRRKNEIVPIDTNLDSDTLQDHHRLLLQIRRELLESQLKVASLQDMSCQLLVNAEGEDCLEAKEKVHVIGNRLKLLLKDVTRHIKDLEKILDISSSQLELSSWSSADELDTSGSVSPVSGRSTPSRQRTPRGKCSLSQPGPSVSSPHSRSTRGGSGSSLSEAGPAWRHPSFFLRVLRAALPLQLLLLLLIGLACLVPMTEEDYSCTMANNFARSFHPMLKYMNGPPPL, encoded by the exons ATGGTGGTGGCAGAGGACTTGCATGCTGTGAAGATGGCAGAGGACAACAGCGTGGATTCAGATCTCCCAGACTGTAATTGTGATATTACAAG gATAAAGAAGCTGAAGGAGACCCTGGTTGCAGTACAGCAGCTGGATAAAAATATGAATAGCCTGAGGTCATGGCTTGCCCACATTGAATCAGAGCTATCTAAACCTATCGTCTATGAAACTTGTGACTCTGAGGAGATACAAAGGAAACTAAATGAACAGCAG GAACTTCAAAAGGACAtagagaaacacagcactggagTGGCATCTGTTCTCAATCTAAGTGAAGTGCTCCTTCATGACTGTGATGCTTGTGCCACAGAAACAGAGTGTGACTCTATCCAGCAGGCTACACGCAACCTGGACAGAAGGTGGAGGAACATTTGTGCAATGTCAATGGAAAGACGACTTAA AATTGAAGAGACGTGGCGGCTATGGCAAAAGTTTTTGGATGACTACTCTAGATTTGAAGCCTGGCTAAAAACCTCTGAGATGACAGCTGCTTTCCCGAGCTCCTCTGGTGTGGTTTACACGGTTGCTAAGGAAGAACTCAAGAAATTTGAG GCTTTCCAGAGACAAGTACATGAAAGTCTGACTCAGCTGGAGCTGATCAATAAACAATATCGCCGCCTGGCCCGAGAGAACCGCACTGACTCTGACTGCAGCCTCAAGCAAATGGTTCACGAAGGGAACCAGAGATGGGACAACTTACAAAAGCGAGTTACCTCCATCCTTCGCAGgctaaaa CATTTTATTGGCCAGCGTGAGGAGTTTGAGACAGCACGTGATAGCATCCTGGTATGGTTAACAGAGATGGACCTGCAGCTGACCAACATTGAGCATTTCTCAGAGTGTGATGTTCAAGCAAAGATAAAGCAACTTAAG GCTTTCCAGCAAGAAATTTCactgaacaacaacaaaattgaGCAGATAATTGTGCAGGGTGAGCAACTCATTGAGAAAACTGAGCCCATGGATGCAGCTGTCATTGAAGAAGAACTGGATGAACTGCGCCGTTACTGTCAAGAGGTCTTTGGGCGTGTGGAACGCTATCACAAGAAACTTATCCGCCTTCCT CTGACAGATGATGAGCATGACATCTCTGACAGAGAAGTGGATCTGGATGAATCAGCAGATCTCTCTGACATACATTGGCATGACAAATCTGCAGACAGCGTTCTCTCCCCTCATCCTTCTTCCAACCTTTCACTGCCTCTTTCCCAGCCGGTGAGAAGCGAGAGATCAGGGCGAGATACACCTGCAAGCGTGGACTCCATTCCCTTGGAATGGGATCATGACTATGACCTTAGCAGAGACCTGGAGACAGCCATTTCACGGACACTGCACTCTGACGAAGAAGATGGTGGGCAAGAGAAGGACTTCTACCTGAGAGGAGCAGCTGGTATAGCAG atgtaGAGATACCTGAAACTCTTGAGGCCTATGTAAAACTCACAGAAAGCGCACTCAAAAATATCTCTG GAGAACCTGGTGCCTTGGAAGCACATATCCGACAGCTGGACAAGGCCTTAGACACCAGTCGTTTCCAaatacagcaaacagaaaatatcaTCCGCAGCAAAACACCTACAGGACCAGAGCTGGATTCCAGTTACAAAGGATAT ATGAAGCTACTAGGTGAGTGCAGTGGAAGCATAGACTCAGTAAAAAGGCTTGGATATAAAttgaaggaagaagaagaaaaattttctGGACTTATTAACCTGAACAGTACTGAAACACAAACGGCTG GTGTAATTGAACGATGGGAATTAATCCAGGCTCAAGCTTTAAGCaaggagctgaggatgaagcagaACCTTCAGCAATGGCAGCAGTTTAACTCTGACCTTAATAGCATTTGGGCTTGGTTGGGAGAAACTGAAGAGGAACTGGAGAAGCTCCGCCACCTTGATCTCAGCACTGACATACGAACTATTGAGCTCAGAATTAAAAAACTGAAA GAGCTGCAAAAAGCAATTGATAACCGCAAAGCAATCATCTTATCCATCAATCTGTGTAGCTCAGAGTTCACTCAGTCCGACAGTGAAGAGAGCAAGAAGCTTCAAGAACGCCTGTCTCAGATGAACGTGCGCTGGGACCACGTATGCAGTATGATCGAAGAGTGGCGGTGCTCATTACAGGATGCGTTAATGCAGTGCCAG GATTTCCATGAAATGAGCCATGGTTTGCTGCTTTGGTTAGAGAAtattgacagaagaaaaaatgagatTGTGCCCATCGATACAAACCTGGACTCAGATACGCTGCAGGATCATCACAGACTTCTGCTG CAAATCAGACGTGAACTGCTGGAGTCTCAGTTGAAGGTGGCATCATTGCAAGATATGTCTTGCCAGTTGCTAGTCAATGCTGAAGGTGAGGACTGTCTTGAAGCCAAAGAAAAGGTGCATGTCATTGGAAACAGACTGAAGCTCCTCTTGAAGGATGTCACACGTCATATTAAAGACCTAGAGAAAATCCTAGACATTTCAAGTAGTCAGCTG GAATTGTCCTCATGGTCCTCTGCTGATGAATTGGACACATCGGGCTCAGTAAGTCCTGTATCTGGAAGAAGCACTCCTAGCAGACAGAGAACG CCACGGGGCAAATGTAGTCTCTCACAGCCTGGACCCTCTGTCAGCAGTCCACATAGCAG GTCCACAAGAGGTGGCTCAGGTTCCTCCCTTTCTGAGGCTGGGCCAGCATGGCGGCACCCGTCCTTCTTCCTCAGAgtcctcagagctgctctgccaCTTCAGCTGCTCTTGCTGCTCCTGATTGGGCTGGCTTGCCTGGTGCCAATGACTGAGGAGGACTACAGCTGTACTATGGCCAACAACTTTGCCCGCTCTTTCCACCCCATGCTCAAATACATGAATGGTCCACCTCCATTATGA